Proteins from a genomic interval of Bradyrhizobium sp. G127:
- a CDS encoding sodium-translocating pyrophosphatase — translation MTALWLIVLAGALSIVYAAWATSSVLAADAGNARMQEIAAAVREGAQAYLKRQYLTIGIVGIVIFALLAYFLGILVAVGFLIGAVLSGAAGFIGMNVSVRANVRTAQAATKSLAGGLELAFKAGAITGLLVAGLALLGVTLYFMYLTQGAGFAPNSRTVVDALVALGFGASLISIFARLGGGIFTKGADVGGDLVGKVEAGIPEDDPRNPATIADNVGDNVGDCAGMAADLFETYAVTAVATMVLAAIFFATSPLLVNMMTLPLAIGGICILTSIAGTFFVKLGASQSIMGALYKGLIATGVLSLIGVAIVIHQLIGFGPLAGVKYTGLALFECGIVGLVVTGLIIWITEYYTGTDFRPVKSIAASSVTGHGTNVIQGLAISMESTAAPAIVIIAGILVTYSLAGLFGIAIATTTMLALAGMIVALDAFGPVTDNAGGIAEMAGLPKEVRKATDALDAVGNTTKAVTKGYAIGSAGLGALVLFAAYNEDLKFFIANAAKYPYFQGVIPDFSLNNPYVVVGLLFGGLLPYLFGAMGMTAVGRAAGAIVEEVRRQFREKPGIMKGTDKPDYGKAVDLLTRAAIKEMIIPSLLPVLSPIFVYFVIYVIAGGGAAGKSAAFSAVGAMLLGVIVTGLFVAISMTSGGGAWDNAKKYIEDGHHGGKGSDAHKAAVTGDTVGDPYKDTAGPAVNPMIKITNIVALLLLAILAH, via the coding sequence ATGACAGCATTATGGTTGATCGTGCTCGCGGGAGCGCTTTCCATCGTTTACGCCGCGTGGGCCACCTCGTCGGTACTCGCAGCAGATGCGGGCAATGCCCGTATGCAGGAAATCGCAGCGGCGGTGCGCGAAGGCGCGCAGGCCTATCTCAAGCGTCAGTACCTGACGATCGGTATCGTCGGCATCGTGATCTTCGCGCTGCTGGCTTACTTCCTCGGCATTCTCGTGGCGGTCGGCTTTCTGATCGGCGCGGTGCTGTCCGGCGCCGCCGGCTTCATCGGCATGAACGTCTCGGTTCGCGCCAACGTGCGCACCGCGCAGGCGGCGACCAAGTCGCTGGCTGGCGGTCTTGAACTCGCGTTCAAGGCGGGCGCGATCACCGGTCTGCTCGTCGCAGGTCTCGCGCTGCTCGGCGTGACGCTGTACTTCATGTATCTGACGCAGGGTGCCGGTTTCGCCCCCAACAGCCGCACTGTTGTCGACGCCCTGGTGGCGCTCGGCTTCGGCGCATCGCTGATCTCGATCTTCGCGCGTCTCGGCGGCGGCATCTTCACCAAGGGTGCGGACGTCGGCGGCGATCTCGTCGGCAAGGTCGAAGCCGGTATTCCGGAAGACGATCCGCGCAACCCCGCCACCATCGCCGACAACGTCGGCGATAACGTCGGCGATTGCGCCGGCATGGCGGCGGACCTGTTCGAGACCTACGCGGTGACGGCTGTCGCCACCATGGTGCTGGCGGCGATCTTCTTCGCCACGTCGCCGCTGCTGGTGAACATGATGACGCTGCCGCTTGCCATCGGCGGCATCTGCATTCTGACCTCGATCGCCGGTACCTTCTTCGTGAAGCTCGGTGCCAGCCAGTCGATCATGGGTGCGCTGTACAAGGGCCTGATTGCCACCGGCGTTCTGTCGTTGATCGGTGTGGCGATCGTGATCCACCAGCTGATCGGCTTCGGTCCGCTCGCCGGCGTGAAGTACACCGGCCTCGCGCTGTTCGAATGCGGCATCGTCGGTCTGGTCGTTACGGGTCTCATCATCTGGATCACCGAATACTACACCGGCACGGATTTCCGTCCGGTGAAGTCGATTGCGGCGTCTTCGGTGACCGGTCACGGCACCAACGTGATCCAGGGTCTCGCGATCTCGATGGAATCGACAGCGGCTCCGGCCATCGTCATCATCGCGGGCATCCTCGTCACCTACAGCCTCGCAGGCCTGTTCGGCATTGCGATTGCCACCACGACGATGCTGGCGCTGGCCGGCATGATCGTCGCGCTCGACGCTTTCGGACCGGTCACCGACAATGCCGGCGGCATTGCCGAAATGGCCGGCCTTCCGAAGGAAGTGCGCAAGGCCACCGACGCGCTCGACGCGGTCGGCAACACCACCAAGGCCGTCACCAAGGGCTACGCGATCGGTTCGGCCGGTCTCGGCGCGCTGGTGCTGTTCGCGGCCTACAATGAAGACCTCAAGTTCTTCATCGCCAACGCCGCGAAGTACCCGTACTTCCAGGGCGTCATTCCGGACTTCTCGCTGAACAATCCTTACGTCGTGGTCGGCCTGCTGTTCGGCGGCCTGCTGCCGTATCTGTTCGGCGCGATGGGTATGACCGCTGTGGGCCGTGCGGCCGGCGCGATCGTCGAGGAAGTGCGTCGCCAGTTCCGCGAAAAGCCGGGCATCATGAAGGGCACCGACAAGCCGGATTACGGCAAGGCGGTCGATCTCCTGACCAGGGCGGCGATCAAGGAAATGATCATTCCGTCGCTGCTGCCGGTGCTGTCGCCGATCTTCGTCTACTTCGTGATCTACGTCATCGCGGGTGGCGGCGCGGCCGGCAAGTCGGCTGCCTTCTCGGCGGTCGGCGCCATGCTGCTCGGCGTCATCGTCACCGGTCTGTTCGTCGCGATCTCGATGACCTCGGGCGGCGGCGCATGGGACAACGCCAAGAAGTACATCGAGGACGGCCATCACGGCGGCAAGGGTTCCGACGCGCACAAGGCGGCGGTGACCGGCGATACCGTCGGCGACCCCTACAAGGATACGGCAGGTCCTGCGGTGAACCCAATGATCAAGATCACCAACATCGTGGCGCTGCTGCTGCTGGCGATCCTGGCACACTGA
- the thiL gene encoding thiamine-phosphate kinase yields the protein MASGEDDLIARYFRPLATDPGALGLIDDAALLKQSGDDLVVTTDAIVEGVHFLPNDPPDILARKALRVNLSDLAAKGAVPAGFVLTLALREASDEWLRPFAQALGEDATAFGCPVLGGDTVSTPGPLMISITAFGRVPPGRMVRRDGATAGDRIAVTGTVGDAALGLRILKGQIGGEALDVPSRDFLVQRYRVPQPRNALAVAIRDHASAAMDVSDGLAGDLAKLCAASNVAASVEMATVPLSAPARALLAKGSAGIETLISGGDDYEVVCSVPENQWDSFVAAARRADVPVSAIGRVAAGTAAPQFLDASGKPVALKRLSYSHF from the coding sequence ATGGCCTCTGGTGAAGATGATCTCATCGCGCGCTACTTCCGTCCGCTCGCGACCGATCCCGGCGCGCTCGGCCTGATCGACGATGCCGCCTTGCTGAAACAGTCCGGCGACGATCTCGTTGTCACCACGGACGCTATTGTTGAAGGCGTCCACTTTCTCCCCAACGATCCACCGGACATTCTTGCGCGCAAGGCGCTGCGGGTGAACCTGTCGGATCTGGCAGCCAAAGGGGCCGTGCCCGCAGGTTTCGTGCTGACGCTGGCGTTGCGCGAGGCGAGCGACGAATGGCTCCGGCCGTTCGCGCAGGCGCTCGGCGAGGATGCGACTGCGTTCGGTTGCCCGGTACTCGGTGGCGATACGGTCTCGACGCCCGGTCCGCTGATGATCTCGATCACCGCATTCGGCCGCGTTCCGCCGGGCAGGATGGTCCGGCGCGACGGCGCGACGGCCGGCGACAGGATCGCCGTCACCGGGACCGTCGGCGATGCCGCACTGGGTTTGCGAATTCTCAAAGGCCAGATCGGAGGCGAAGCGCTCGACGTGCCCTCGCGCGATTTTCTCGTTCAGCGTTATCGCGTGCCGCAGCCCCGCAATGCGCTCGCTGTCGCCATCCGCGATCATGCGAGCGCGGCCATGGACGTCTCGGACGGCCTGGCCGGCGACCTAGCGAAATTGTGCGCGGCCTCAAACGTTGCAGCGTCCGTCGAAATGGCCACTGTTCCGCTCTCGGCACCGGCCCGTGCCTTGCTGGCAAAGGGAAGCGCCGGGATCGAGACATTGATATCGGGCGGTGACGACTACGAGGTCGTTTGCTCCGTCCCGGAGAATCAGTGGGATTCGTTCGTTGCCGCCGCGCGGAGGGCGGATGTCCCGGTTAGCGCCATTGGCAGAGTGGCGGCGGGCACGGCTGCGCCGCAGTTCCTTGACGCCTCCGGCAAGCCGGTCGCCCTGAAACGCTTGTCTTACAGCCATTTCTGA
- a CDS encoding beta-ketoacyl-ACP synthase III: MTVMRSVVLGYGSYMPERILTNAELAKMVDTSDEWIVQRTGIKQRHIAAEGEFTSHLGLKAAQAAIANAGIDTQSIDLIVLATSTPDNTFPATAVAIQNGLGINHGAAFDLQAVCSGFIFALATADNFLKSGAFKRALVIGAETFSRILDWNDRGTCVLFGDGAGAVILEAQPQAGTSNDRGILTTHLRSDGRHKDKLFVDGGPSSTQTVGHLRMEGREVFKHAVGMITDVIVDAFAATGTSADDLDWLVPHQANKRIIDASAKKLHIAPQKVVLTVDRHGNTSAASIPLALAEAAGDGRIKKNDLLMLEAMGGGFTWGSALLRW; this comes from the coding sequence GTGACTGTGATGCGTTCGGTCGTGCTTGGCTACGGTTCTTATATGCCGGAGCGCATCCTGACCAATGCCGAATTGGCAAAGATGGTGGACACATCCGACGAATGGATTGTCCAGCGTACCGGCATCAAGCAGCGGCACATCGCTGCGGAAGGCGAGTTCACGTCGCACCTCGGCCTCAAGGCCGCGCAGGCGGCGATCGCCAATGCCGGCATCGACACGCAGTCGATCGACCTGATCGTGCTGGCAACCTCGACGCCGGACAATACTTTTCCTGCCACGGCTGTCGCTATTCAGAACGGCCTCGGCATCAACCACGGCGCTGCATTCGATTTGCAGGCCGTGTGTTCGGGATTCATCTTCGCGCTGGCGACCGCCGATAATTTTCTCAAGAGCGGAGCGTTCAAGCGCGCGCTGGTGATCGGCGCAGAAACCTTCTCGCGGATTCTGGACTGGAACGACCGTGGAACCTGCGTCCTGTTCGGTGACGGGGCTGGTGCCGTGATCCTTGAAGCGCAACCGCAAGCCGGAACCTCCAACGATCGCGGCATTCTGACCACGCATCTGCGTTCCGATGGCCGCCACAAGGATAAGCTGTTCGTCGACGGTGGGCCGTCGAGCACCCAGACCGTGGGCCATCTGCGGATGGAGGGCCGGGAGGTGTTCAAGCACGCCGTCGGCATGATCACCGACGTCATCGTCGACGCCTTCGCTGCGACCGGCACCAGCGCGGACGATCTGGACTGGCTGGTTCCTCATCAGGCCAACAAGCGCATCATCGATGCGTCGGCGAAGAAGCTGCATATTGCGCCGCAGAAAGTGGTGCTGACGGTCGATCGCCACGGAAACACCTCAGCGGCGTCGATTCCTCTCGCGCTTGCGGAGGCCGCGGGTGACGGGCGCATCAAGAAGAATGATCTTTTGATGCTGGAGGCGATGGGCGGCGGATTTACGTGGGGATCGGCGCTGTTGCGCTGGTGA
- a CDS encoding MerR family transcriptional regulator — protein sequence MDKAPDAFRTISEVADDLDVPQHVLRFWETRFTQIKPMKRSGGRRYYRPDDVNLLRGIRRLLYGEGYTIRGVQRILREHGIKSVQSLTDGSADHASALFDGPSFEAEKNERAPNLAELDAEIEEEDEFAEDEPEIRSGSYASPLSLRDLGPPLNEAAKAVMPKPVQPVPANGPSGAEAYAPPSVRKGAKPIDRGRLQAALDDLIGARALIDQVLKDN from the coding sequence TTGGACAAGGCGCCTGACGCATTTCGGACGATCAGTGAAGTCGCTGATGACCTTGATGTGCCGCAGCACGTCCTGAGGTTCTGGGAAACACGCTTCACCCAGATCAAGCCCATGAAACGGAGCGGCGGACGCCGCTATTACCGCCCGGACGACGTCAACCTGCTGCGCGGCATCCGACGCCTGCTGTACGGCGAGGGCTACACGATCCGCGGCGTGCAGCGCATTTTGCGGGAACACGGCATCAAGTCGGTGCAGAGCCTGACCGACGGGTCGGCGGATCATGCGTCGGCGCTGTTCGACGGTCCCTCCTTCGAGGCAGAGAAGAATGAGCGCGCGCCGAATCTGGCGGAACTCGATGCTGAGATCGAAGAGGAGGACGAGTTTGCGGAGGACGAGCCGGAGATTCGCTCCGGGAGCTATGCGTCGCCGCTGTCGCTGCGCGATCTTGGACCGCCGCTGAACGAGGCAGCCAAGGCTGTCATGCCGAAGCCGGTGCAGCCCGTCCCGGCAAATGGTCCATCAGGGGCCGAGGCCTATGCCCCGCCCAGCGTTCGCAAGGGCGCAAAGCCGATCGACCGGGGCAGGCTCCAGGCGGCGCTCGACGACCTGATCGGGGCGCGGGCGCTGATCGATCAGGTGCTGAAGGACAACTAA
- the plsX gene encoding phosphate acyltransferase PlsX, which yields MPQKVRIALDAMGGDFGASVVVPGAALALTRHTDIEFLLFGDSALINTQLEAHPALKAVSRVFHADIAISMDEKPSQALRRGRKSSSMWLAIDAVKKGEADVAVSAGNTGALMAMARLNLRMMPGIDRPAIAAVWPTVRGESVVLDVGASIGGDARHLAFLAIMGSAMARVLFDLERPTVGLLNIGVEEVKGVEEVRGAAELLRAMNLPQLEFIGFVEGDGIGKGAADVIVTEGFSGNIALKTAEGTARQIAEYLRSAMSRTWRSKLGYIFARGAFNALRDKMDPRKVNGGVFLGLNGVVIKSHGGTDAEGFASAVDVGYDMVRYDLLPKINQTLNRDGHALSIVPNAQEAVS from the coding sequence ATGCCGCAAAAGGTTCGAATCGCGCTTGATGCCATGGGCGGCGATTTCGGTGCATCGGTCGTCGTTCCGGGCGCGGCTCTCGCGTTGACGCGGCACACCGATATCGAATTTCTGCTGTTCGGCGACAGCGCCTTGATCAACACGCAACTGGAAGCCCATCCGGCGCTCAAGGCCGTGTCACGGGTCTTCCATGCCGATATTGCCATCAGCATGGACGAGAAGCCGAGCCAGGCGCTGCGCCGGGGCCGCAAGTCTTCTTCCATGTGGTTGGCGATCGATGCCGTGAAGAAGGGCGAGGCCGATGTCGCGGTTTCCGCCGGCAACACCGGCGCGCTGATGGCGATGGCGCGGCTGAACCTGCGGATGATGCCCGGCATTGACCGTCCGGCGATTGCAGCCGTTTGGCCGACGGTGCGCGGCGAATCCGTCGTGCTCGATGTCGGCGCCTCAATCGGGGGTGACGCGCGCCATCTCGCCTTCCTGGCGATCATGGGCAGCGCCATGGCGCGGGTGTTGTTCGATCTTGAGCGGCCGACGGTGGGCCTGCTCAACATCGGCGTGGAAGAAGTGAAGGGCGTCGAGGAGGTGCGGGGCGCGGCGGAACTGCTCCGGGCGATGAACCTGCCGCAACTCGAATTCATTGGATTTGTCGAGGGCGACGGCATCGGCAAGGGCGCTGCCGACGTTATCGTGACCGAAGGATTCAGCGGCAACATCGCCTTGAAGACTGCCGAAGGCACCGCGCGGCAGATCGCGGAATATCTGCGCAGCGCCATGAGCCGGACCTGGCGCTCGAAACTCGGTTACATCTTCGCGCGTGGCGCTTTCAACGCGCTGCGCGACAAGATGGATCCCCGCAAGGTCAATGGCGGCGTCTTTCTCGGGCTGAACGGAGTGGTCATCAAGAGCCACGGCGGCACCGATGCCGAGGGCTTTGCGTCGGCAGTCGATGTTGGTTATGACATGGTTCGCTACGATCTCCTGCCCAAGATCAATCAAACACTCAACCGCGATGGCCACGCTCTTTCGATCGTGCCCAACGCGCAGGAGGCTGTCTCGTGA
- a CDS encoding ubiquinol-cytochrome C chaperone family protein — MLWPFNRFRNPAVPRGTIEAIYGMIVAQAREPAFYADLHVRDTVNGRFDLLILHLWLVLRRLQPAPGGSGLSQALFDRFCADMDDNLREMGVGDLTVPKRMQAFGEAFYGRTSAYDLAFEAGDEALAQALSRNVFNGEFPESAKLLAAYVRQTSDALKALDDAVITGGSWSFPKPMVAAGASA; from the coding sequence ATGCTTTGGCCGTTCAATCGTTTCAGGAACCCCGCCGTCCCGCGCGGCACCATTGAAGCCATCTATGGCATGATCGTGGCGCAAGCGCGAGAACCGGCGTTCTACGCGGATCTCCACGTCCGCGACACGGTTAATGGCCGTTTCGACCTGCTGATCCTGCATCTGTGGCTTGTGTTGCGCCGGTTGCAGCCGGCGCCGGGAGGCAGTGGCCTGTCGCAGGCGCTTTTCGACCGCTTTTGCGCGGACATGGACGACAATCTCCGGGAAATGGGGGTGGGCGACCTGACGGTCCCGAAACGGATGCAGGCGTTCGGCGAGGCGTTCTATGGGCGAACCTCGGCCTACGATCTGGCTTTTGAGGCGGGCGACGAGGCATTGGCGCAGGCGCTGTCGCGCAACGTCTTCAACGGCGAATTTCCCGAGAGTGCCAAGTTGCTTGCGGCCTACGTCCGCCAAACCAGCGATGCATTGAAGGCATTGGACGACGCGGTTATCACCGGCGGATCGTGGTCCTTTCCGAAACCCATGGTCGCCGCAGGGGCCTCAGCATGA
- a CDS encoding DUF177 domain-containing protein — MSKSGQMPDGDFPWSFPVVVAQLPEAGLHQVLEASAAQRQLLADAAGVNAVLRATATFDVVPEADGRVNVTGSVQARVEQACVVSLEPVENDLDESITAVFAPPAQIPVSPRSVQKEDGEDAEIPDLPEPIVNGAIDLGHLATEFLILGIDPYPRKPGVAFIPPATPQDPDEHPFAALKALKAAPGKPEGSKGKKPKGK; from the coding sequence ATGAGCAAATCTGGCCAGATGCCGGACGGGGATTTTCCGTGGAGCTTTCCCGTCGTGGTGGCTCAACTGCCCGAGGCAGGGTTGCATCAGGTTCTGGAAGCCAGCGCCGCGCAGCGGCAGCTGCTGGCGGACGCGGCCGGCGTGAATGCGGTGCTGCGGGCGACGGCGACCTTCGACGTCGTGCCAGAAGCGGATGGCCGGGTGAACGTCACCGGCAGCGTTCAGGCACGGGTGGAACAGGCGTGCGTGGTTTCGCTCGAGCCGGTGGAGAATGACCTCGACGAGAGCATCACGGCGGTGTTCGCGCCACCCGCGCAGATTCCGGTCAGTCCGAGATCCGTTCAGAAGGAAGATGGGGAGGATGCTGAGATCCCCGATCTGCCGGAGCCGATCGTTAATGGCGCTATCGACCTTGGCCATCTGGCGACGGAGTTCCTGATTCTGGGAATTGATCCCTATCCACGCAAACCGGGCGTGGCTTTTATCCCGCCCGCCACGCCGCAGGACCCGGATGAGCATCCGTTTGCTGCCCTAAAGGCGCTCAAGGCTGCTCCGGGCAAGCCTGAAGGGTCCAAAGGCAAGAAACCCAAGGGAAAATGA
- a CDS encoding tripartite tricarboxylate transporter substrate binding protein, whose product MTRSLSRRTVLSGAAALSTSSLWPRSVKAADWRPTDTVRIIVPAAPGGSTDVIGRYLAQHLQQAWGISAVVENKSGGGGTIGTAYFTQQKPDGNTILVGNPGPNAVAFSIFRSLPYKPEQLQPVSNAIRIPNIVSAHPSSGIKSIKELIAYLKANPDKLNYGTSGVGQSPHLTAVWFLQLTGLRMTHIPFRGAGPALTGALGGDVAILFDNLYPSLPQTETGTLVALAVTTPERSFKAPNIPTMRESAPELANFDVSSWFGMFIQSGTPRPIVDAYNAEIKKMLEREDIKKNIAAMGAVPDYGTPEQFTTFINNEIKKFAGIINKEGLKMDVN is encoded by the coding sequence ATGACACGTTCACTGTCGCGCCGCACCGTGCTGTCAGGTGCTGCTGCTCTTTCTACAAGTTCGCTCTGGCCACGTTCGGTGAAAGCCGCCGACTGGCGTCCGACCGATACCGTCCGCATCATCGTGCCCGCCGCGCCGGGCGGCAGCACCGATGTGATCGGGCGCTATCTCGCGCAGCATCTGCAACAGGCGTGGGGCATCTCGGCTGTCGTCGAGAACAAGTCCGGTGGCGGCGGCACCATCGGCACAGCCTATTTCACGCAACAGAAGCCTGACGGAAACACTATCCTGGTCGGCAATCCCGGCCCCAACGCGGTCGCCTTCAGCATCTTCCGCTCCCTGCCCTACAAACCGGAACAGCTTCAGCCGGTCAGCAACGCGATCCGGATTCCCAACATCGTCTCGGCGCATCCTTCGAGCGGAATCAAATCGATCAAGGAATTGATCGCCTATCTCAAGGCCAATCCGGACAAGCTGAACTACGGCACCTCAGGCGTGGGACAGAGCCCGCATCTCACCGCGGTCTGGTTCCTGCAACTGACGGGACTGAGGATGACCCACATCCCGTTCCGCGGAGCTGGCCCCGCCCTCACCGGTGCGCTCGGCGGTGATGTCGCGATCCTGTTCGACAATCTCTATCCGTCGCTGCCGCAGACGGAGACCGGAACGCTGGTGGCGCTGGCCGTGACCACGCCGGAGCGCAGCTTCAAGGCGCCGAACATCCCGACCATGCGCGAGAGCGCCCCGGAGCTTGCCAATTTCGACGTGTCATCGTGGTTCGGCATGTTCATCCAGAGCGGCACGCCGCGGCCGATCGTCGATGCCTACAACGCCGAGATCAAGAAAATGCTGGAGCGCGAAGACATCAAGAAGAACATCGCGGCGATGGGCGCCGTGCCGGACTACGGCACGCCCGAACAGTTCACGACCTTCATCAATAACGAGATCAAGAAGTTCGCGGGCATCATCAACAAGGAAGGCCTCAAGATGGACGTCAACTGA
- the terL gene encoding phage terminase large subunit, translating into MTTDVAPEALAELERRLLERQGVLAVRRSLSSWARYCGYVPARHHQIIMDELERFVATDEFDVLLFHAPPGCAKSTYISQLFPPWYLANYPQNNTLFATHSDDFAMRWGRRVRASIKDCSDVLGISLSASNAASDNFSIEQGGEYYAVGAGKGISGFRADLGLCDDLFGNREDAWSNTVREKRWDWYTDDFGSRLKPGAKRILMNTRWHEMDVAGRIVSQIEAGKVRGKIIDIPAIAGESDPIGRAPGEYLWDDDPAYKYGDFLRARQNETSPMMWAALFQQKPAPEDGDYFKAEWLRAYDQIPDRKELRIYGASDYAVSADKGDYTVHAVVGIDPKGDMYLLDLWRKQAASDEWVESFCDLVRQWQPMAWAEESGQIKSGVGPFLEKRLRERHAYVYRQQFPTRGDKAVRAQSIRGRMAMKGLYVPMTANWYPDFKAELMSFPAGRHDDAVDALGLIGQLLDQMVSGSALKPEKKTYRDRWDEVFSEDENANLSWKAA; encoded by the coding sequence TTGACTACGGACGTTGCGCCGGAAGCCCTTGCCGAATTAGAGCGGCGACTGCTTGAAAGGCAGGGCGTCCTCGCTGTGCGCCGGTCGCTTTCGTCATGGGCGCGCTATTGCGGCTATGTGCCGGCTCGCCACCATCAGATTATAATGGACGAGTTGGAGCGCTTCGTCGCTACAGATGAGTTTGACGTCCTGCTATTCCACGCCCCACCCGGCTGCGCCAAATCAACTTACATCTCGCAGTTATTTCCTCCCTGGTATCTTGCCAACTACCCGCAGAACAACACGCTGTTTGCGACACATTCCGATGATTTCGCCATGCGCTGGGGCCGCAGGGTGCGCGCGTCGATCAAGGATTGTTCGGATGTGCTGGGAATCAGTCTGTCAGCATCTAACGCGGCGTCGGACAATTTCAGCATTGAGCAAGGCGGCGAATATTACGCGGTGGGTGCCGGCAAGGGCATCAGCGGTTTCCGTGCAGACCTTGGCCTCTGCGATGACTTGTTCGGTAATCGAGAGGACGCGTGGTCAAACACAGTGCGGGAGAAGCGATGGGATTGGTATACGGACGATTTCGGATCGCGTTTGAAGCCGGGTGCCAAGCGCATTCTGATGAATACGCGCTGGCATGAGATGGACGTTGCAGGACGCATTGTCTCTCAAATCGAGGCCGGCAAAGTGCGCGGCAAGATAATCGACATTCCGGCAATTGCTGGTGAAAGCGACCCGATCGGACGCGCGCCCGGTGAATACCTTTGGGACGATGATCCCGCCTACAAATACGGCGACTTTCTCCGCGCTCGGCAGAACGAAACCTCGCCCATGATGTGGGCGGCGCTGTTTCAGCAGAAGCCCGCGCCGGAAGATGGTGACTACTTCAAAGCAGAATGGCTCCGCGCTTATGATCAGATTCCAGATCGAAAGGAGCTGCGGATTTACGGGGCATCCGACTACGCGGTGAGTGCCGACAAGGGCGACTACACGGTGCACGCCGTGGTCGGCATCGATCCGAAGGGCGATATGTATCTGCTCGACCTGTGGCGCAAACAGGCTGCGTCGGATGAATGGGTGGAGAGTTTCTGTGATCTTGTTCGACAGTGGCAGCCGATGGCCTGGGCCGAAGAGTCAGGCCAGATCAAATCCGGCGTCGGGCCGTTCCTAGAAAAGCGACTGCGTGAGCGACACGCTTACGTGTATCGCCAACAGTTCCCGACGCGTGGGGACAAAGCCGTTCGCGCGCAGTCCATTCGCGGTCGCATGGCCATGAAGGGGCTGTATGTCCCGATGACGGCCAACTGGTATCCCGATTTTAAAGCGGAGCTTATGAGTTTCCCAGCGGGCCGGCACGATGACGCGGTGGACGCCTTGGGTCTGATCGGCCAGTTGCTCGATCAGATGGTGTCTGGCAGCGCGCTGAAACCGGAAAAGAAAACCTATCGTGACAGGTGGGATGAGGTCTTTTCAGAAGACGAAAACGCGAACCTCAGTTGGAAGGCCGCCTGA
- a CDS encoding integration host factor subunit alpha, translated as MTGTGKTVTRVDLCEAVYQKVGLSRTESSAFVELVLKEITDCLEKGETVKLSSFGSFMVRKKGQRIGRNPKTGTEVPISPRRVMVFKPSAILKQRINGNGSAAAAGADD; from the coding sequence ATGACCGGAACCGGAAAGACAGTCACACGTGTCGATCTGTGCGAAGCAGTCTACCAAAAGGTAGGGCTGTCGCGTACGGAGTCGTCGGCATTTGTCGAGCTTGTGTTGAAAGAGATCACTGATTGCCTTGAGAAGGGCGAGACAGTGAAGCTGTCCTCGTTCGGCTCGTTCATGGTGCGCAAGAAGGGCCAGCGCATCGGCCGCAATCCCAAGACCGGAACGGAGGTGCCGATTTCTCCGCGCCGCGTTATGGTGTTCAAGCCGTCAGCGATTCTCAAGCAGCGTATCAACGGCAATGGCAGTGCCGCCGCGGCGGGCGCGGACGACTGA
- the bamE gene encoding outer membrane protein assembly factor BamE codes for MTVSIQPGLHIAGPRRFAARLRAGAVVALVCTILGACAGEQFQKGYILPPGALEQIPIGASQDQVLIVMGTPSTVATLSGEVFYYISQRSERKVAFMQQQVVDQRVIAIYFDKNRTVQRVANYGLQDGKIFDFISRTTPTSGQEMSYLTPIFKILSPR; via the coding sequence ATGACTGTTTCCATACAGCCCGGTCTTCATATTGCCGGACCACGACGGTTCGCCGCCCGCTTGCGTGCGGGTGCCGTCGTGGCACTCGTCTGCACCATTCTGGGAGCTTGCGCCGGCGAGCAGTTTCAGAAGGGTTACATCCTGCCGCCCGGCGCGCTTGAGCAAATTCCGATCGGCGCCAGTCAGGATCAGGTTCTGATCGTGATGGGCACACCGTCGACGGTTGCCACCCTCAGCGGCGAGGTATTTTACTACATCTCGCAACGCTCCGAGCGCAAAGTCGCGTTCATGCAGCAGCAAGTCGTCGACCAGCGCGTGATCGCGATCTATTTCGACAAGAACCGCACCGTGCAGCGCGTCGCCAACTACGGACTGCAAGACGGCAAGATCTTCGATTTCATCAGCCGCACTACACCGACCAGTGGTCAGGAGATGAGCTACCTCACTCCGATCTTCAAGATTCTCAGCCCGCGCTGA